Proteins encoded by one window of Porphyromonas vaginalis:
- a CDS encoding patatin-like phospholipase family protein yields MISRIYTKQSSILLTSLILCIIALCTPTTMQGQQSDHVCDSTQMRCGLVLSGGGAKGLAHIALLELIDSLQIQVDYLSGTSMGAVVGGLYATGYSAAEIKEMVRQEDWGRVLSNRLPYDKVDMCEKEDYGTYTLEFPIRRGVPKIPSSLIEGQYLMEVLMRYTFPVRHIKEYNQMPIPLQLVASDAGSGGAYVMTSGSLPLSIRASLAIPAVFAPAIVDGKLLVDGGLDRNFPVEEVRAMGATFVIGSYTGARLRNAEELEHSSIGVIQQSYALLTKKEVERQVSQVDVMLDFSQALRDYTSADFSQRDRIIALAEAEAHKLLPQLIALKAQQVAQGINYQKRQLVTVSIPIQQVKITDQWGAPLEQAETEFIRSVIGEDLSLLDSVDLLQQRIDMLMGYNRYAQVYYTYESDSTATGSNEVNTLHFFVKKKPQALLRVGAYYDPYESANIILNTSLRDLLLSNSHLSAKLAISQYPKLRASYYKWFDDSYSYWVSPYISLRLDRNDDLHLRYLSQIENHTEATFYQGSIATGLKMGYALSPQSEITLGVQYGLMYLWQPQTPFAHETTGAAQAANLEPIPFNYFNQLMQANKRPKLSYRHGTWTMNLAYQQNSLNRKAFATRGNHLALTAELTLKNAYALSPLPDDATESQKQIHNMLNPEESLSPQQGPLLHLSIYEHVVAPLGRRVALHGRIFGGVNLDLGKPWLESFHYDSYLFLSQKFHLGGFANLGVDNQTIFSGLRYREYPVNNLAALYLGIQYTPIKSLYITPHVSVGMDIQAPNVRNSDLLYGAGIDLDYDSLIGPIKLSFSRSNVLRASRFFFSLGYAF; encoded by the coding sequence ATGATTTCGCGTATCTATACAAAACAATCATCGATCCTACTCACTAGCCTAATCTTATGTATCATAGCTCTCTGCACTCCTACCACGATGCAGGGGCAGCAGAGCGACCACGTCTGCGACAGTACTCAGATGCGCTGCGGCTTAGTACTCAGTGGCGGTGGAGCTAAGGGACTAGCACACATCGCGCTCCTCGAGCTGATCGACTCACTGCAGATACAGGTGGACTACCTCTCTGGCACCTCTATGGGTGCCGTCGTGGGCGGTCTCTACGCGACGGGCTACAGTGCTGCCGAGATCAAAGAGATGGTGCGTCAGGAAGACTGGGGGCGTGTCTTGAGCAATCGTCTACCTTATGACAAGGTAGATATGTGTGAGAAGGAGGACTACGGGACTTACACCCTAGAGTTTCCCATCCGTCGAGGTGTCCCTAAGATTCCCTCTTCACTTATTGAGGGGCAGTACCTGATGGAGGTGCTGATGCGCTACACCTTCCCCGTGCGGCATATCAAAGAGTATAACCAGATGCCTATACCGCTACAGCTCGTAGCTTCAGATGCTGGGAGTGGCGGAGCCTACGTGATGACCTCTGGGTCGTTACCACTCTCTATACGAGCTAGTCTAGCGATCCCCGCCGTCTTCGCACCCGCCATTGTCGATGGCAAGCTCCTAGTCGATGGCGGTCTCGATCGCAACTTTCCCGTCGAGGAGGTGCGTGCTATGGGAGCAACCTTCGTCATCGGCAGCTATACGGGAGCTAGATTGCGAAATGCGGAGGAGCTAGAGCACAGCTCTATCGGTGTCATCCAGCAGTCTTATGCACTCCTGACCAAAAAGGAGGTAGAGCGTCAGGTAAGTCAAGTAGACGTAATGCTAGACTTCTCTCAAGCACTCAGAGACTACACCTCGGCAGACTTTAGTCAGCGTGATCGGATCATAGCCCTCGCTGAGGCAGAGGCTCACAAGCTCTTGCCTCAGCTCATCGCGCTTAAGGCGCAGCAAGTCGCACAGGGCATCAACTATCAGAAGCGACAGCTCGTCACGGTCTCCATCCCGATCCAGCAGGTCAAGATCACGGATCAGTGGGGTGCGCCCCTAGAGCAAGCCGAGACGGAGTTCATTCGTAGCGTGATCGGGGAGGATCTCTCGCTCCTCGACTCCGTAGACCTCCTCCAGCAGCGCATCGACATGCTCATGGGCTACAACCGCTATGCGCAGGTATACTATACCTATGAGTCAGACTCGACTGCCACGGGGAGCAACGAGGTGAACACACTACACTTCTTTGTCAAAAAGAAGCCACAAGCGCTCCTCCGCGTCGGAGCTTACTACGACCCTTACGAGTCTGCAAACATCATCCTCAACACCTCACTCAGAGACCTACTCCTATCTAACTCACACCTCTCAGCCAAGCTCGCCATATCTCAGTACCCCAAGCTGCGGGCTAGCTACTACAAGTGGTTTGACGATAGCTACTCCTACTGGGTCAGTCCCTACATCTCCCTACGTCTGGATCGCAATGACGACCTCCATCTACGCTACCTCTCGCAGATAGAGAACCATACCGAGGCAACCTTCTATCAGGGCTCCATAGCCACTGGCTTGAAGATGGGCTATGCCCTGTCACCTCAGTCTGAGATAACACTCGGCGTCCAGTACGGATTGATGTATCTGTGGCAACCGCAGACGCCCTTTGCCCATGAGACGACAGGAGCAGCACAGGCGGCCAACCTTGAGCCAATACCCTTCAACTACTTCAACCAGCTCATGCAGGCTAACAAGCGACCTAAGCTAAGCTACCGCCACGGCACCTGGACGATGAACCTAGCTTACCAGCAAAACAGCTTGAATCGGAAGGCTTTTGCTACACGAGGTAATCACCTAGCCCTAACGGCTGAGCTGACGCTAAAGAACGCCTACGCGCTCTCCCCACTCCCTGATGATGCCACGGAGAGCCAGAAGCAGATTCACAATATGCTCAATCCCGAGGAAAGTTTATCCCCCCAACAGGGGCCTCTACTACATCTCTCGATCTATGAGCATGTAGTCGCTCCACTGGGCCGGAGGGTAGCACTACATGGTCGCATCTTCGGCGGGGTCAACTTAGACCTCGGCAAGCCTTGGCTGGAGAGCTTTCACTACGACAGTTACCTCTTCTTGAGTCAGAAGTTTCACCTCGGGGGCTTTGCCAATCTGGGTGTGGACAATCAGACAATCTTCTCAGGGCTACGATACAGAGAGTACCCTGTCAACAATCTCGCAGCACTCTATCTAGGCATCCAGTACACCCCGATCAAGTCTCTCTACATCACGCCACACGTCAGTGTCGGCATGGACATTCAGGCTCCCAATGTGCGGAACAGTGACCTCCTCTATGGAGCAGGCATAGATCTCGACTACGACTCCCTGATAGGTCCTATCAAACTCTCTTTCAGTCGGTCGAACGTCCTCCGTGCCTCACGCTTCTTCTTTAGCCTCGGCTATGCTTTCTGA
- the rplS gene encoding 50S ribosomal protein L19: MDFIKLVEEDFKSGKQLPKFAPGDTIVVDYRIKEGNKERIQKFRGTVIRISGHGDQRRFTVRKISDGVGVERIFPFNSPFIEEIHVERHGKVRRAKLYYLRNLRGKAARIRERRTLSASVK; this comes from the coding sequence ATGGACTTTATCAAGCTAGTCGAAGAAGACTTTAAGAGTGGCAAGCAGCTACCTAAGTTTGCCCCCGGTGACACGATCGTCGTGGACTACCGTATTAAGGAGGGTAACAAGGAGCGTATCCAGAAGTTTCGTGGTACGGTCATCCGCATCAGCGGTCATGGCGACCAGCGTCGCTTCACCGTACGCAAGATCTCAGACGGTGTGGGCGTAGAGCGTATCTTCCCGTTCAACAGCCCCTTTATCGAGGAGATCCACGTAGAGCGTCACGGTAAGGTACGTCGCGCTAAGCTCTACTATCTACGCAACCTACGTGGTAAGGCTGCTCGCATCCGTGAGCGTCGCACCCTCTCTGCCAGCGTTAAGTAA
- a CDS encoding PASTA domain-containing protein codes for MRRPTILIHIGLMILASVIIVVLALVWMNLFTRHGSSVEIPDIYGLPASEAVSLLDKADLRYEVIDSVYTTEVPKGAVYDLSPKAGSRVKAGRIIFLTLNASSPRNAIIPSLVDVSERQARARLVSLGFENITPSYVAGSFDNLVMGVQLPSGQALAPGTRVPLATPLILLVSVATSDSIPHGAFTPYDSISGAGGYVAPSDSTTHSLEPDEDESWM; via the coding sequence ATGCGACGTCCTACCATACTGATCCACATTGGTCTGATGATCCTAGCGTCAGTCATCATTGTCGTCCTGGCACTCGTCTGGATGAATCTCTTCACACGCCACGGATCATCTGTCGAGATACCTGACATATATGGCCTCCCTGCAAGCGAGGCGGTGAGCCTTCTAGACAAAGCTGATCTGCGCTACGAGGTGATCGACTCGGTCTACACCACAGAAGTACCCAAGGGGGCGGTCTACGACTTAAGCCCTAAGGCGGGGAGTCGGGTCAAAGCGGGACGTATCATCTTCCTCACGCTCAACGCTTCCTCCCCTCGCAACGCCATCATCCCCTCGCTCGTCGATGTATCCGAGCGACAAGCACGAGCGCGTCTCGTCAGCCTTGGCTTCGAAAACATCACCCCTAGTTACGTAGCGGGGTCCTTTGATAACCTAGTCATGGGCGTGCAGTTACCCTCAGGACAGGCCCTTGCTCCGGGTACCCGCGTACCGCTCGCCACGCCACTCATACTCCTGGTCTCTGTGGCTACTAGTGACAGCATACCGCATGGAGCTTTCACACCTTACGACTCGATCTCGGGAGCGGGTGGATACGTTGCCCCCTCCGACTCGACCACACACTCTCTAGAGCCTGACGAGGATGAGTCCTGGATGTAA
- a CDS encoding RluA family pseudouridine synthase, with amino-acid sequence MSPGCNPDRESLSLEEQELEADLIATDEEDQWVAGAHGEELYEHYRVQVDPGQTPLRIDRFLVDRMPHTSRHRIQLAAKAGLIWVDGEPVKSNYKVKPQETITMMLAHPKQDWSITPEDIPLDIVYEDDQLLVVNKPAGMVVHPGHGNYSGTLVHALAYYLRNDPLYDPNDASVGLVHRIDKDTSGLLLVAKRTEAKIRLARQFFLKTTGRRYQALVWGKLDQPQGTIEGNIARDPRDRTRMTVYPPTSEIGKPAVTHYTQLERLGFVTLIACELETGRTHQIRAHMKSIDHPLFGDERYGGDQILWGQRTSSYQQFVNNCLKICPRQALHAETLAFDHPVTGERMHFSAPLPDDMSQLIDKWRRYVAPLELSN; translated from the coding sequence ATGAGTCCTGGATGTAATCCCGATAGGGAGTCACTTTCCCTCGAGGAGCAGGAGCTAGAGGCTGACCTCATCGCTACCGACGAGGAGGATCAGTGGGTCGCAGGGGCACACGGCGAGGAGCTTTACGAGCATTACCGTGTACAGGTAGATCCCGGGCAGACACCGCTACGCATCGACCGCTTTCTAGTGGATCGTATGCCACACACTTCGCGCCATCGTATACAGCTTGCCGCCAAGGCGGGACTCATCTGGGTGGATGGCGAACCTGTCAAGAGCAACTACAAAGTCAAGCCCCAGGAGACCATCACGATGATGCTGGCGCATCCGAAGCAGGACTGGTCGATCACACCGGAGGATATACCGCTCGACATAGTCTATGAGGACGATCAGCTGCTCGTGGTCAACAAGCCCGCAGGCATGGTTGTACACCCTGGTCACGGCAACTACAGTGGCACACTCGTCCACGCGCTTGCTTACTACTTACGCAACGACCCGCTCTATGATCCGAACGATGCTTCCGTAGGTCTGGTGCACCGCATTGACAAAGATACCAGCGGGCTACTCCTCGTGGCGAAGCGTACGGAGGCTAAGATACGACTGGCGAGACAGTTCTTCCTCAAAACTACGGGACGACGCTACCAAGCACTCGTCTGGGGCAAGCTTGACCAACCGCAGGGGACGATCGAGGGCAATATAGCCCGTGATCCACGAGACCGGACCCGCATGACCGTCTACCCCCCAACGAGTGAGATAGGCAAGCCGGCCGTGACGCACTACACGCAGCTGGAGCGACTGGGCTTTGTGACGCTCATAGCGTGTGAACTGGAGACGGGGCGCACCCACCAAATACGTGCTCACATGAAGTCTATCGACCACCCGCTCTTTGGCGATGAGCGCTATGGCGGTGACCAGATCCTGTGGGGGCAGCGCACCAGCTCCTACCAGCAGTTTGTCAATAACTGTCTCAAGATCTGTCCCCGCCAAGCATTGCACGCTGAGACACTCGCCTTCGACCACCCCGTGACGGGTGAGCGGATGCACTTCTCGGCACCACTGCCCGACGATATGAGCCAGCTCATAGACAAGTGGAGACGCTATGTAGCACCGCTCGAACTCTCTAACTAA
- a CDS encoding D-alanine--D-alanine ligase family protein: protein MDKPNIAIICGGYSGEAEVSQRSAQTILKQIDQTLFTPYLVTITADAWSVTDAEGKAGTIDRALVARFGATEVTFALAYITIHGTPGENGLLQGYLDMLGIPYTTGGVLCEALTFNKEACNAYLAHHGLRIARSHCLRNHTQQLSPEEQQLIESRLRLPLFVKPNTGGSSIATTRIDQWEQLPSAVADAYTAAPDVLVEECIVGTEVTCGCVILPDDSFALPVTEVVAHDTFFDYDAKYYGKSDEITPARISPELTQRVQETSLTIAHLLDCYGFVRIDYIIEADGIPTLLEVNTTPGMTEASFIPQQVHAAGLQLSDLITRIIKSKLS from the coding sequence ATGGACAAACCCAATATTGCGATCATCTGTGGCGGATACTCTGGCGAGGCGGAGGTCTCGCAGCGTAGTGCCCAGACGATCCTCAAGCAGATTGATCAAACCCTCTTCACTCCCTATCTAGTCACCATCACGGCCGACGCGTGGAGCGTGACAGACGCTGAGGGGAAGGCGGGAACGATAGATCGTGCACTGGTCGCACGCTTTGGCGCAACCGAAGTGACCTTCGCACTAGCTTACATTACCATCCACGGCACCCCTGGAGAGAATGGTCTCCTACAGGGTTACCTAGACATGCTCGGCATCCCCTACACTACAGGTGGTGTGCTCTGCGAGGCTTTGACCTTTAATAAGGAGGCGTGCAACGCTTACCTAGCGCATCACGGCTTGCGCATCGCTCGCTCCCACTGCCTCCGCAATCACACCCAACAGCTCTCACCCGAAGAGCAACAGTTGATCGAGTCTCGTCTGCGCCTACCGCTTTTTGTCAAGCCCAACACCGGAGGCTCCAGCATCGCTACAACGCGCATTGACCAGTGGGAGCAGCTGCCATCAGCCGTGGCGGACGCTTACACCGCAGCACCCGACGTCCTCGTCGAGGAGTGCATCGTCGGCACCGAGGTGACCTGCGGATGCGTGATCCTACCCGACGACTCTTTTGCCCTACCTGTCACAGAGGTGGTGGCACACGACACTTTCTTCGACTATGACGCTAAGTACTACGGCAAGAGCGATGAGATAACCCCCGCACGCATCTCGCCAGAGCTGACACAGCGCGTACAGGAGACCTCGCTGACGATCGCCCACCTACTAGACTGCTACGGCTTCGTACGTATAGACTACATCATCGAGGCGGACGGCATCCCCACGCTTCTAGAGGTCAACACGACCCCGGGCATGACGGAGGCCAGCTTCATCCCGCAGCAGGTACATGCAGCTGGCCTACAGCTGAGCGACCTCATCACACGTATCATCAAGAGCAAACTATCATGA